A genome region from Portunus trituberculatus isolate SZX2019 chromosome 18, ASM1759143v1, whole genome shotgun sequence includes the following:
- the LOC123505523 gene encoding centrosomal protein of 76 kDa-like isoform X2 has product MIDQLIRDIIQGELSESKDVDADAVVGHLLDSTAVQSLIERLGVTNQKSQHQVPSAINVPQNIKDEMLGGRQYLYLKICGGRAFMDHLGVSNSGGPHQPFFVIHVALQTQRYKTRRISCECDPQISEGFLFDLQQLKPGYAAKTLDAAELLSLTEPITLIVVKEGQVANPTLVSVYTLEWHSLLTQPSSSCKFVCQLMGIVNVNKQLPTKMSSSSDDAEAVVALILAYWKNQQKRKCLWIRPWLSRTSLTVHVFFLIYRAEHQVPVGLLDIEATLLPPVEKVIPHKVFVEHLHSTETRIGEKRRLFVSYAREWWREYTEASEKHRKRMVRIFAMDECGKNRFVCEFVRILEVGQALKSPEEAARWVSVLPTILEHQLPAGPTKPWYTLGTAVIAGSLNIESKCSLLCSLLLGFGLDAWICVGTNQSGQPQVWIMTRGPYTAVTFWESITGSRYLHRVGQRAAHGYATVGSVFNNKAFYANCQVSEKIEYCSFVLEDATIWKKMSYTATSSIVEKEAYHLKLVSPVDNGNERKINMEKQLKILIMEHRNEHGLSTHFDDHLSYVLTPALWSYEREAIDSGGLAEIRSAEFFSAALMNTVPEGYTFKGFPLHFMHSSSKRAFSAISNSSIGREIIECRGDNVTLAVRAITTCYPENVFVTWVMVACTFRQLG; this is encoded by the exons ATGAAATGCTTGGTGGAAGACAATATTTATATTTGAAAATATGTGGTGGAAGAGCCTTCATGGACCACTTGGGAGTTAGTAATTCTGGTGGCCCTCACCAGCCCTTCTTTGTCATCCATGTGGCACTCCAGACTCAAAG ATATAAAACTCGTCGAATCAGTTGTGAATGTGACCCTCAGATCTCTGAGGGATTTCTATTTGATTTGCAACAACTGAAACCAG GTTATGCTGCCAAAACTTTGGATGCAGCAGAGCTGCTTTCCCTCACTGAACCCATAACTTTGATTGTGGTGAAAGAAGGACAAGTAGCCAATCCAACTTTAGTCTCTGTTTACACTCTAGAATGGCATTCACTTTTAACACAACCATCATCAAGTTGCAAATTTGTGTGCCAACTGATGGGTATTG tgaatgtaaacaaacaactacccaccaagatgtcttcctccagtgatgatgctgaagcggtggttgctCTTATTTTGGCTTACTGGAAgaatcaacagaaaagaaaatgcctgtggatacgtccctggttAAGTAGAACTTCTCTTACAgtacatgttttctttctcatatacA gagcAGAACATCAAGTACCAGTTGGATTATTGGACATTGAAGCAACATTATTACCCCCTGTTGAAAAAGTCATTCCACATAAGGTCTTTGTAGAACACCTTCATAGCACAGAAACACGCATAGGGGAAAAGCGGCGACTTTTTGTTAGTTATGCCCgtgagtggtggagagagtATACAGAGGCCTcagaaaaacatagaaaaaggaTGGTCAGAATATTTGCCATGGATGAATGtggaaaaaatag atttgtttgtgagtttgtgAGAATACTTGAGGTGGGTCAGGCTCTGAAATCACCTGAAGAGGCTGCACGCTGGGTCTCTGTCCTGCCCACCATCCTGGAACATCAGTTGCCTGCAGGTCCTACTAAACCATGGTATACACTTGGGACTGCTGTTATAGCTGGCTCATTG AACATAGAAAGCAAATGTAGTCTGCTGTGCAGTCTTCTCCTTGGCTTTGGCCTAGATGCCTGGATATGCGTAGGCACCAATCAGTCCGGACAGCCTCAAGTATGGATCATGACCAGGGGACCCTATACAGCTGTAACTTTTTGGGAGTCTATAACAG GTTCACGGTACTTGCATAGAGTTGGTCAACGTGCTGCTCATGGCTATGCTACTGTTGGAAGCGTCTTCAATAACAAAGCATTTTATGCAAATTGCCAG GTATCAGAGAAGATTGAATACTGCAGTTTTGTTCTTGAAGATGCCACTATCTGGAAAAAaatgtcctacacagccacatCAAGCATCGTGGAGAAAGAAGCCTACCATTTGAAGTTAGTGTCTCCTGTAGACaatggaaatgagaggaaaattaaCATGGAAAAGCAGttgaaaatattgataatggAACACAGGAAT GAACATGGCCTGAGTACTCATTTTGATGATCATCTGAGCTATGTGTTGACACCTGCTCTGTGGTCTTATGAGAGAGAGGCCATAGATAGTGGTGGACTTGCTGAAATCAGAAGTGCAGAGTTTTTTTCTGCTGCACTCATGAACACCGTGCCAGAAGGATATACATTCAAAGGATTTCCCTTGCATTTTATGCATTCTTCATCAAAACGAGCTTTCAGTGCTATATCAAA TTCCAGTATTGGCCGTGAAATAATTGAGTGTCGAGGAGATAATGTCACCTTGGCTGTACGTGCTATCACCACCTGTTATCCTGAAAATGTGTTTGTCACATGGGTTATGGTAGCATGTACCTTTAGGCAGTTAGGATGA
- the LOC123505523 gene encoding centrosomal protein of 76 kDa-like isoform X5, with translation MLGGRQYLYLKICGGRAFMDHLGVSNSGGPHQPFFVIHVALQTQRYKTRRISCECDPQISEGFLFDLQQLKPGYAAKTLDAAELLSLTEPITLIVVKEGQVANPTLVSVYTLEWHSLLTQPSSSCKFVCQLMGIVNVNKQLPTKMSSSSDDAEAVVALILAYWKNQQKRKCLWIRPWLSRTSLTVHVFFLIYRAEHQVPVGLLDIEATLLPPVEKVIPHKVFVEHLHSTETRIGEKRRLFVSYAREWWREYTEASEKHRKRMVRIFAMDECGKNRFVCEFVRILEVGQALKSPEEAARWVSVLPTILEHQLPAGPTKPWYTLGTAVIAGSLNIESKCSLLCSLLLGFGLDAWICVGTNQSGQPQVWIMTRGPYTAVTFWESITGSRYLHRVGQRAAHGYATVGSVFNNKAFYANCQVSEKIEYCSFVLEDATIWKKMSYTATSSIVEKEAYHLKLVSPVDNGNERKINMEKQLKILIMEHRNEHGLSTHFDDHLSYVLTPALWSYEREAIDSGGLAEIRSAEFFSAALMNTVPEGYTFKGFPLHFMHSSSKRAFSAISNSSIGREIIECRGDNVTLAVRAITTCYPENVFVTWVMVACTFRQLG, from the exons ATGCTTGGTGGAAGACAATATTTATATTTGAAAATATGTGGTGGAAGAGCCTTCATGGACCACTTGGGAGTTAGTAATTCTGGTGGCCCTCACCAGCCCTTCTTTGTCATCCATGTGGCACTCCAGACTCAAAG ATATAAAACTCGTCGAATCAGTTGTGAATGTGACCCTCAGATCTCTGAGGGATTTCTATTTGATTTGCAACAACTGAAACCAG GTTATGCTGCCAAAACTTTGGATGCAGCAGAGCTGCTTTCCCTCACTGAACCCATAACTTTGATTGTGGTGAAAGAAGGACAAGTAGCCAATCCAACTTTAGTCTCTGTTTACACTCTAGAATGGCATTCACTTTTAACACAACCATCATCAAGTTGCAAATTTGTGTGCCAACTGATGGGTATTG tgaatgtaaacaaacaactacccaccaagatgtcttcctccagtgatgatgctgaagcggtggttgctCTTATTTTGGCTTACTGGAAgaatcaacagaaaagaaaatgcctgtggatacgtccctggttAAGTAGAACTTCTCTTACAgtacatgttttctttctcatatacA gagcAGAACATCAAGTACCAGTTGGATTATTGGACATTGAAGCAACATTATTACCCCCTGTTGAAAAAGTCATTCCACATAAGGTCTTTGTAGAACACCTTCATAGCACAGAAACACGCATAGGGGAAAAGCGGCGACTTTTTGTTAGTTATGCCCgtgagtggtggagagagtATACAGAGGCCTcagaaaaacatagaaaaaggaTGGTCAGAATATTTGCCATGGATGAATGtggaaaaaatag atttgtttgtgagtttgtgAGAATACTTGAGGTGGGTCAGGCTCTGAAATCACCTGAAGAGGCTGCACGCTGGGTCTCTGTCCTGCCCACCATCCTGGAACATCAGTTGCCTGCAGGTCCTACTAAACCATGGTATACACTTGGGACTGCTGTTATAGCTGGCTCATTG AACATAGAAAGCAAATGTAGTCTGCTGTGCAGTCTTCTCCTTGGCTTTGGCCTAGATGCCTGGATATGCGTAGGCACCAATCAGTCCGGACAGCCTCAAGTATGGATCATGACCAGGGGACCCTATACAGCTGTAACTTTTTGGGAGTCTATAACAG GTTCACGGTACTTGCATAGAGTTGGTCAACGTGCTGCTCATGGCTATGCTACTGTTGGAAGCGTCTTCAATAACAAAGCATTTTATGCAAATTGCCAG GTATCAGAGAAGATTGAATACTGCAGTTTTGTTCTTGAAGATGCCACTATCTGGAAAAAaatgtcctacacagccacatCAAGCATCGTGGAGAAAGAAGCCTACCATTTGAAGTTAGTGTCTCCTGTAGACaatggaaatgagaggaaaattaaCATGGAAAAGCAGttgaaaatattgataatggAACACAGGAAT GAACATGGCCTGAGTACTCATTTTGATGATCATCTGAGCTATGTGTTGACACCTGCTCTGTGGTCTTATGAGAGAGAGGCCATAGATAGTGGTGGACTTGCTGAAATCAGAAGTGCAGAGTTTTTTTCTGCTGCACTCATGAACACCGTGCCAGAAGGATATACATTCAAAGGATTTCCCTTGCATTTTATGCATTCTTCATCAAAACGAGCTTTCAGTGCTATATCAAA TTCCAGTATTGGCCGTGAAATAATTGAGTGTCGAGGAGATAATGTCACCTTGGCTGTACGTGCTATCACCACCTGTTATCCTGAAAATGTGTTTGTCACATGGGTTATGGTAGCATGTACCTTTAGGCAGTTAGGATGA